gatcataatacattaatctattattgtttcccccgtctaattaaggaatttgaggatAGAATTTTGAAAATGGGGAAAAGGTTCCTCAACTTGCAAGAAATGATCCTAGAGAAATTCAGAAATTCTACTAGAACTTCTATGAGAAAAATATCAAAGATGGCCATCAAACAAAGAAACCGTGAGACTTCAACCTAaagacccgtttggccatagattttacttataatttggccaaatcccaaatttgaaatctcaaattccaaaatcagctcaatagctggttttgggccaaaatattactattatattttttaaaaattgccccaaacttttatattttataaaagagcccaccatttattattttgtaatgaTGTTGTTTCAttttctcggtcatctgatagtgtatcatgtaattcattataaaaataataattttgtatcaaatttatttatgttcaggactatggtttgcgataatataatgaatgttattgataatggtaccgttgggtatttgtgatagtttttaaaacttgtgggtataagacatattttatatttttccaaaccaaacttcacccaaaacagatatacaaacacattttcatcttcaaaccaaattttacccaaatcaaatttttcaaaataaatttaagAATCTATAGTCAAACGCTAGCTAAATTTCATGACCTTTTTGGAATTCTTTCGTAATGGCCTACCGTTGTTCATTTAATTATGGGTTGACCTTGGTTGCTTTATTAGAGAAGAAATGGCTAAGATCTATCAAATTGCAAGTGTGCTATATGATGTGCTGAGGACAGTGGTACCGTCAGCGGCGGTAGAGGCTCGATCGACGAGCTTAATGCTAAGGCAGTGCACAAGACGTAACGAAGGGCTTGTGATGGTACAGATAAAAGCTGTAAAAGGGAAAGGGTGTACCTACCTTTAAATTTTTGGCTAGTTATTATAATTAGTTTTTAGCTTCAAATTTCATAATAGATTTGTGGGTTAGAGTTTGTCAAAAGTTTCTGCAAAGCGGCTAAAACTGAAATTGTCTCTATTTCCTCAAACATGGCTGGTATAGATCAATAGCTTTGACAAAGTTAGACGCACTTAAACTTCCTCCAACATGGCTGATTTAGATAAGTAATTTTCTTTGTCAAATTAAATGCCAACAAAGTCTTGCTTTATTTTTTTTCCCACTACCATAATTATTAAAAGGCTAAATTCTGAGCTAGATAGCCTCTTAATTTGTTAGTTAGAATTCACAAACTTCACATTTGCTAGAATGGTTCATCGATGAGGGTAGTGAAAAGATATTGCTCAAATGCTGGGAGGCTCAAACACATGTGTAAAGCTAGAATTTAATGTGAGtcctaaatatttttattaaaaaaaggtatgatatatatttttatttaaagtcTAGTTTTTTAGATGCACAGTTGTTAATAATTTTGTTATAATCGATTTCTTTCAACAATCTCTTTCCATAATATAACCAATATTTAATCTTTTCTTAGACACTATTGATCTTCGCTaaatttttatcaattttaattttgaaaaatttatttTCACTGAGGCAACTGTTATACGAACTGTTAATATTATTCTATAAGCAtttgaaaaaaaatcaaattttttttatattatcttCTACTTGTACTATTTTCCTTGTCAATTCAATTGCAATTAACACGTTAGAAAAACTATTCATACTACCCATTTTTAAGTATGTCAAACAATTACTTTATTTACATATCTTTAAAAAATTCTTTCCTTTTATatccctcttttttttttttttttaaaaaccgtGAACGCTTGTATAATTAATCTCTTGCCCACGATTTATCCACAATGATTTAACTTATGTACAATGTAAATAAAATTTATACTTAGTAATGAAGTAAAATATCAAAGTGGTTCTTCGAAAAATGACTTTCGCCTAACAAGTTTGGAAAgtcattttctttattttaatatgATAACTAAATATTAGAATATAGATAActcgaaaaatatttattttattgtaaAAAATGACACCAGATAGTCATTCTAGAGGACTTCTATCTAGGAATTAGCCAATGGGTtctgaatttcagttttttattttaatttttctggATACAAAGTCctgaaattaaaaaatttagttcaaattttcagaacaaaataagtattggctaattcctaaatagcagtTCTAAAATGGCTATTTGTGTACTTTCTCCTACTTTATTGAATAAAAAAGAATGGGCCTTTCTAAGTGGGCTGCACTATTATAATGTTAGTCCTATTATGAGATGGGCTTAGCGTTCAATGAAATAAATGGGCTATAACTTATAGCCCGTTGTTGAATCCCAAAAAGACAAAAAAGAAAGCCACGTCATATATCCTTGTAACACAATGTAAGCAAGATTTTTAACCGTTGGATTTTGTTCCTATCCCAAATCTTCAGCCACTCATTTACCATAGAGTACACTTTGTTTTTTTCTGGTTCAGATATTCTCTCTTTAGTTCTTTGATTCCTAGTTTATGAGTAGCAATTTTCCACTGTGCTTTTGAAGCTGACACTCTTCTTTCTTGTAGggacatctctctctctctctctctctctctctctctctctctctgtgccatgGCAACTGAAAGCTTCAACAAACCTCCATCGTACCCTGAGGTAAACCAAGCTTTCAACTTTCCCTTTTtgcttttttcatttttttgcaTCTCATTTTTTAACATTTTTAGCTCAGAATTATACCCCTAAAGTCCTATATTTTCAAACATacaaaaaaaaatgatttttttacaCATATTTCAGTGATTTTTCCTTAAATCTTGATGaaagatttaatttttaaagttaCATGCAAGAACCGCTTAACCCTCATTGTAATATAAACAAGAAAAAAATTCTAGCTTTTTACCTTTGTTACTAGGTTATTCACTTAATATTTCTCTAATTCTTCAGGACTTAGTGCTTGTAAAGTTTGAGTTTTCGCAATTGTTGCTCAATTCCCTAGAAATTTTTTGTAAAAGAAGAACAAATCAGCAGTTTTAAAGTGACTATTTTTACTGTTTTAATGGTTCCCACATGAGCATATATGATATCAAGAATGCTTTTTAACAGATCTGCATGTTTGTttcttgaaaaagaaagaaaaaaatacaagaaTCTCAAAAATAAAGATTTGGGTTTTGTTTTAACAGATGATATGTGAAGCCATTGAAGCACTAAATCAAGAAGGGGgttcaaacaagtcatcaatatcaACTTACATTGAATCAAAATATGGAGATCTGGGTAAAGATCATTCAGAGTTTCTAACTTTACATTTGGACAACATGAAGCAAACTGGAGAGCTCATTTTCCTCAAGAACAATTACATTAAACCTGGTACAGATGTTCCTCAGAAAAGGGGTAGAGGCAGACCACCAAAACCTAAAGTTCCTTTGCCACCTGGTGCAGAATCTGCAGAAATTGCACCACCAAGGCCGAGAGGTAGACCAAGAAAAGACCCCAATGCACCACCTACTTcaaaaaagccaaagccaacaccagcaaccccaaattccACAGGGAGGCCTAGGGGTAGGCCTAGGAAAGTTAGGCCACAG
This sequence is a window from Nicotiana tomentosiformis chromosome 5, ASM39032v3, whole genome shotgun sequence. Protein-coding genes within it:
- the LOC104103199 gene encoding HMG-Y-related protein A-like; the encoded protein is MATESFNKPPSYPEMICEAIEALNQEGGSNKSSISTYIESKYGDLGKDHSEFLTLHLDNMKQTGELIFLKNNYIKPGTDVPQKRGRGRPPKPKVPLPPGAESAEIAPPRPRGRPRKDPNAPPTSKKPKPTPATPNSTGRPRGRPRKVRPQSAQDGDDVEES